The Arabidopsis thaliana chromosome 5, partial sequence genomic interval GGTTTCTCCATATTGATACACTTGTTAAGCCATCCATCTCGCAGCTTCATAAAAAAGAATCTCTGGTCGAACCTTCTTTTCTCCACAGAACCTGACCACACTCTTCCAGTTACCAATATCCTATGGCATCACAACACATAGATCAACAATGTCAGGCCTATCTAAAGTCACAATTCAACTCAAGGAAGGCAAAAAATCAACTGTTTTATCTTACCTCTCCTACTAAAGACTCACGCTTGAGATTGACCCATCGGTTCTTTTCATAAGCTATGCAaatgtgttcttcttctacttcacTGCAACCAACCTACATCACATTCCCATATATCCCGACACATTGTAAAAGAGAAATACAGAAGAGCAATAGGACAATCATTTGTGAGACTTTTTCTACCATTGACACAAGCCGGTAGTTAGTGTTTGGTTCTAAGCCTTCGTACAGCCTGCTGATATCTATCTCCCACTCCAAAGCCTTTGTTGTTTcagatatttctttttcagtttcactCTTCTCCCATTCTAACACTAATGTTGCAAAACCACAAAACACCAACTCTGCTTTATAAATGAAATGAGTATATATAAGATCACAATCATGTTTCTCAAACCTTACCGATTGTGAAGATTGGCGGGCATCTACTTATAATATGATGAACAATATTTGTCCTTCCACATCCTCCTGATCTAGTGTCACATAACATTTTATATTCCATGCGGGTCACCTTAAGGATATCCACAAACTTCATATTTCCGAGAGCACactgcatatatataaacacataacAACTTTATAAGGGGAAGCACTAGTTTCTGTAGGAAAGATAAGGaggaaaataaatgaaacataCCTTCAGGTCTCTAATTGAATCTGCAGCCACAACAATGCCATGAGAACGTTGCTCTGGATAATTTGGCCGACTTCTGCATTTTATACAACtcattctttcattttcctccAAGGTGAAAAGGCGAGTTaccaaactctctctttctcgatATTTCCAGCAATGCCAAAACTCAAAGATGGCTACAACTACCTCAGCAGCATCAGCATCACTCAACTGAATAGAGTAAAGATAGAGTGTCATTAAAATAGCAGATTATtgacagaaagaaaaagaaaaacaccaTGCCTAGAAGGTTACCTTCTCCACACAAACCATGGAAAACATTTCTTCAACGGAAACAAGTAAGTCGCTTAAGAGGCAACTGTAGACTCCCTCGATTTTTATGTCCTCTGACACAAAAGCAGTAAATAAAGTTTGTAGCGCAGAAGGAACTGGTTCTTCCAAGTGGTCTTGAAACGGTTGCATATTGTGCATCAAATACTCTTTGAGAATCTTAATGTTCAGGAGGGCCTGCAATACCACATGTTTCTGTGAACTTATCAACGAGAATAAGAAAGTAAAGAGATCTAGAATGAGCTGAATCAGAAGACGACAATTAAAATActtaatcatatatttgttgGTAACTACTTCACCTTCAGCGTCATGTCAAGAGCTGAATTGTATCTGGCTGAAGCTTCTCCAGATGCTGACTCCATATGTTCTGACAGTGAATCTTCTCTAGGCATGTTTTGCATATCTTGAAGATAGCGAATGAATAATATTAAGAATTATACatctctaaacaaaattatttgaattattcGTCAATagagaaaattttaaacaaccAGGGTCAAATTTAGTAGCTTCCTCTTGATTGTCAGTGTTGGATGAAATTTCCAATCGACCCCTTTCACCTGCACGAGTATCTTCTGGTTCCATAAAATCTTCTTTCACAATTTTTAGTGATGGAGATGTAACTCCAGGTTCAAGATCGACAGAAGGTTCACTGGACATGTAAGAACACGTTTTGCTCAgagaaaacccaaaaatatttatcaacaTGCGAAAAACACTCTTGAGGTACTTACTGTTCAACAGTCTTATCAAGGGGAGTAGACAAGCTCGTTGAATTCCTCTGTTACGCCATGAAGACCATTCATTCTTACAACCGATTATCCGAAAAAGTTAGAGAAGCAAATAGAGAATTTAGAAGTTGAAAGaccttattgttttttttcttctttgaccgtgacttcttctcctcctcgaGTAAAAGATAAGCTGCTGCTATATCTGACTTGGCGTTGGATTCCATATTCACAATTTCATTCTAGATAATAAGATACATACTAACATATAAGAAACAATTCAAAGGCCAAATCAGATGGTAAACAAAAGCTCTCTATATATAACCGAAGTTTCAGACCAACCAGTAAGAAAGGTTTCAGCAGTCGAAGGATATAAGTGCGGTTGTCAAAAGCAGAAAGCCTGGTGAGGTTGGTTAGCAAAGTAATCCTTGAATTATCAATCAGCAAAATCTTAGAATCGATTAGTAGAACCTGCGAGTCATATAGATATTTTTAGATGGGCTATTCTATGTTATTATGTTGTAATGAATATTAACATCAAACAAACCTTGTGGGTGACCACTGATTTCAGGTGGTGTATGGACTTCAACGCTATATCATCGCCGAGACTTTTACGCTGACGTATAAGATTCATGCAATCTTCTGAATCGAGGAAATCAAATGTCGGATGCGATGCTCCTTGGAGAACATCTCGTACTGCCCACAAGAAAAAATTTGCAGTGATGGAATTTTCGGAGACTCTCTCTTCACAGCTATCGCATAGAAGAGATGCATATTTATTCCACTGATCTTCCAGAAGATTCTTTCTCCTTTCATCTTCACTCATACACAAGTTCTCAACGACAGTAAGAGCTGCATCATAATCTAAGACCAGATATTTCTTTGCatatttttttcccaaaaacGAAAATGTGAACTGAACAGCTTTCAGAACAGCCACCCAGATACCAAAATTGTGTTCCCTGATAGGTCTGGGAAAGATCGTATCTACTGAATTGTAGTCAGTTAACCAGGATATGATATCATCTCCCTGAGCTGGTGCCTTGGCGTAGTGAGCATTGGGATCAAAAACATTGATTGTCCCTTCATCATCGAATGGAACATCTTTGCATTTTAGCAGTCTTTTATCCAGAAGCAGAAATGAAAACTGAGGGTCAAAGTCGATCTTTTCTTTGACTCGAGTATGATCCAAGAAACTGTTCACTGCTCTGCAAACCAGATCTGTACCATCATTCCTTTTACACTTGATGGTTTTTAGAAAGTCTAGGATTTGATTGAGTTCATGACTTTCAAGAAAACAGATACTCTGAGGTGTTCCCACTAGGTGAGAATCAATAAGACTCTGTTCGGAAACATCAAGTTTTGCAAGATGTTGAACCGGAAAACGCATCAGCCACTCTCGAATGCTAGAAGGAAGAATTTTATGGTCACAAAGTGACACAAGGAGCAATTTGATTTCCTTGAGTAACTTACTGCGATCTTCATCTGCAGCTAAAGGCCACTCTTCGGACCATCCATTCTTAGGTGCAAACGCTTTCACATCTGCGAGCCGATTCTTGATCATTTCAACGGCAGCTACTGTATCCACTGGTTCCCAAGCTCCAACCGATATCTTACGAGCCCAGTCCTTTCCTATCCTCTGGACCATATCCTTTTTCGAAGCATTTTTAAAATCTGCATCATGTTGTTGTTCAAAATGATTCTTACATTCTTCAGCACTAGAAAGCTTCTTCAAACATTTACTTCTACACATCCAAAACGTCCATTTTCTATCTGCCTTAGCAGAAGTGAGAACTTTCTCAAAAACATCTCGTCCCTCTCTGTTATGTACTCCCTCGACAAAACTTTTAAGCTTTGCAATGCTTACTTTCATAAAGTCTCTTTTGATCTTAATATCCAATCCCATCCAATAAGACCTCAATTCTTGAATCTCGTCGTCAACAAGGTCTGAACTTTTCTTTGGCTCCCAAACTTTAGACTCAGAGCTTAAAGGGGAAGTCTTGGCTCCAGCGATCATGCGCTCTGCATCTCTGATTAAAgtattgaattctttgttcatatctttttttagCTCTTGCAACATTGATCGAGCAACAGGACTCGTGTTTTCTGGGTAAGTAACTGataaatcttgttttgatttcttcacgCATTGCTTGTAATACGATACTGACCCAAGCTGTTTGGCCAAATTGTAGAATCCCATTGCACAAAGTCGTGATAATATCACATCTTGAGAATAGCATTGTACAGAAGCCACCAAGTATGCGAAACCCACGTCTGGATTCTCTGTTATGTCCTCTAGTTTCACGAACATTGTACCTTGTTTGATATGAAGAAACCATGAGTCCTTGTCTTTCTTGTggtcaaaaatcaaatcttcaagTATCTCCAAGGCCTTGCAGTGATTTCCTTTAACGAATTCTTCTCTAGATTTCGTGATGAGTTTTATGACCTCAACATCTTCCAGGAAAGATGGCTTCATCATAGTAACGACTCTCAAGATTCTTGCGTTTTCTTGCTCTCCAAGGTTTCCTTTGCTTCGGAGAGAAATTTGTCAGAATGTAGAAAACAACAGCAACAGTGAGCTGGCTTTTCTCACGTGAGAGCCACGTGAAAAGGgttgatacaaaaaaaaaaccaattatGAGCACTGAGGAATTCTGTCGAACCCCTTGTAAGCAATATCCGTTTGGGATTTTCACGGAGTagcaaaccaaaacaaatcccaaaaatTGTGTGAATCTTCGATTTTGGGTTAAGACCCAAATGTAGAACGATCTTCATGTTGGTGTTACACAAAATTCGTGGAAATGTTTGGACTTGAAAATCAACAATCTCAATCTTCTTCGTCGGATCTCTAATAAGTGTTTTGAGTTTTACTGTTAAAGAAGACACATTAGCTATTCTACTGTTATTAAGTTCTCGTTTCAAACGCCATGCCgtttgttatatttaaaaacGGCAGCGCATCGCTCTATCCCCTACTAAACCCTGAGCATTTTTAAGTTAAACTCAGAGGTCCTCTGTCACAAGCCgcaagaagaagcagagcaaTGTGGAAGCTGACGCGGCGACTGCAGCCGCATATCAATTCGACCCGATGGTTAGTCCGAAATTTCCGGAATGGAGGAGCTGGAGACGCCACCGGTCTCTATGGCTTCGATCATCTAAAAACAGCTAAAGGGTTTCAGAGATTCGTTGCTGATGCCATTGAAAGGTATGATTTTTATAGAATTAGTCTATGTGTGCTTTGTCAAAGTAGCCATTGAAGTTGATGGGTTGGTAGAACTGTTATTAGCTTAGTCATTTTCATGAATTATGATGTGGTTTTTAGACTTAGTGCTACTGTGTTGTGTAGTGTTGTGATGTAATTTGGTTAATTGAAGAAATGATTTTGGAACCATTTTCTTAGGTCTGGTGAGTTGGTGAGCTACATATCAGGAATGCCTTCGTCTCCAGAGATTATTAAAGCCATGGATGAGATTTCAGACACTGTAAGTTCTTGCTGCATTTATGTTACTATAACTCTATTAGTGTTCTTGTTATACTAGCTCTTATTCGTGCTTGTAGTGATGTTTTTCTGAATGCGAATTTTTGTAGGTTTGTTGTGTTGTTGACTCTGCTGAACTCTGTAGACAAACTCATCCTGACAggtctcttttctttttctagttCTGAGCTTTCAATACTTGGTTTATTATGTTCtgttgtaattttatttaaatttgtgtACTTTGCTCTATAAATATGATAGGGAATTTGTTGAGGAAGCGAATAAAGCAGCAATTGAAATGAATGATTATCTACATGTGAGGTGACCAACAATTTGCTcagctttgatttttctctcttatcaTGGAATGTCTATAATGACGACTTGTATGGGAATTCCTtcatctttgaatttttttttttattgtttagacATGAATATGCAGCTGTACGAAAAGATCTGTAAACATAGCATCTTATAAAATACCTATCTAGACTCTCATTCGTATCAGTATCGTAGACAGAGTTGAGTCTATGTTTATTCTTGGCaatttcttaactttttctgGGTTGTTTATGTTCAGCATCTTAACACGAACCATACTTTGTATGCTGCGGTGAAAAAAGCAGAGCAAGATTCTAACTTGCTTACCAAAGAAGCAAGTAGGACCGCACATCACCTTCGAATGGACTTTGAACGGGGTGGCATTCATCTAGACCCTGGTTTGTTATTTACCATTGTTATTTCTGTACCCTTTTGACGAGGCTGATGTATCTTAagttgaatgatttttttattagtttcttttattctttgcAGAGAAGCTAGATAAAGTGAATAACTTAACAACCAACATATTTCAGTTATGCAGGGAGTGAGTACCCATGAATACACACGATTGATTCTATTAAAAGTCTGATATTATAACGGGGCTTTGTGTTGTGAGTGCTAACTTCCTTATGATCTATATTCAGGTTCAGCGAAAATATTGCTGATGATCCAGGACATGTTGATATATTTCCAGGATCACGCATCCCTCGACATCTGCATCATCTTCTCAACCCTACCTACCGATCCACTTCAGGGGGCTCAAGAGGGTCTACAAGATCAGCGCATAAGTCGAAACAGAAAGGGTTTCGAATAAATACTGATCCACGAACCGTTTCTTCCATTTTGCAATGGACATCAGACGAAGAGGTGCCTACTTGACCTATTTTtctatttcctttttctgacACCCGAACCTCAGGGATAGAGGTGGGAGAATAAACAGTTTTTCATTGGTAACTTACAAGCGTTTTATAAACAAGTACCCTAGAGTGGTGGTGTTTCAAAAACAGGGAAATGTGCTTTGAAGTTGCATAGATTGTACACCTAAATCCATTTTCTGCTGACTAATGTAATTGAATATCTCTATTTTCAGGTTAGAAAAATGGTATACATCCAAGGGAACTCTGTTCCTCATGCAAATCACGGAGTTCTTGAGAAGCTTATTGCTGCACGCCATGAGCTTTCCCAGGTTTGTACATATTCATTTATGATACTCTGTAGTATATTGCCTGTCTTAAAAGATTTCTCTTACTTATTGTAATAGCTTTCTATTGTTGCTCTCAGATGATGGGGTGTAATTCTTATGCTGACATTATGGTCGAGCCAAACCTAGCAAAATCCCCAAAGGTTGTGACATCCTTCCTACAAGAACTGAGCAAGACAGTCAAACCGAAGGCGGACGAAGTAAGCTGACCTTCACACTATTTTCATAAAAGCTGAACTTTCTATGATGTTCTCTTTGTGGCTGTGTTTGAAAA includes:
- a CDS encoding Ubiquitin carboxyl-terminal hydrolase-related protein (Ubiquitin carboxyl-terminal hydrolase-related protein; FUNCTIONS IN: ubiquitin thiolesterase activity; INVOLVED IN: ubiquitin-dependent protein catabolic process; CONTAINS InterPro DOMAIN/s: Protein of unknown function DUF627 (InterPro:IPR006866), Peptidase C19, ubiquitin carboxyl-terminal hydrolase 2 (InterPro:IPR001394), Protein of unknown function DUF629 (InterPro:IPR006865); BEST Arabidopsis thaliana protein match is: Ubiquitin carboxyl-terminal hydrolase-related protein (TAIR:AT5G61950.1); Has 222 Blast hits to 192 proteins in 18 species: Archae - 0; Bacteria - 0; Metazoa - 0; Fungi - 3; Plants - 213; Viruses - 0; Other Eukaryotes - 6 (source: NCBI BLink).); protein product: MMKPSFLEDVEVIKLITKSREEFVKGNHCKALEILEDLIFDHKKDKDSWFLHIKQGTMFVKLEDITENPDVGFAYLVASVQCYSQDVILSRLCAMGFYNLAKQLGSVSYYKQCVKKSKQDLSVTYPENTSPVARSMLQELKKDMNKEFNTLIRDAERMIAGAKTSPLSSESKVWEPKKSSDLVDDEIQELRSYWMGLDIKIKRDFMKVSIAKLKSFVEGVHNREGRDVFEKVLTSAKADRKWTFWMCRSKCLKKLSSAEECKNHFEQQHDADFKNASKKDMVQRIGKDWARKISVGAWEPVDTVAAVEMIKNRLADVKAFAPKNGWSEEWPLAADEDRSKLLKEIKLLLVSLCDHKILPSSIREWLMRFPVQHLAKLDVSEQSLIDSHLVGTPQSICFLESHELNQILDFLKTIKCKRNDGTDLVCRAVNSFLDHTRVKEKIDFDPQFSFLLLDKRLLKCKDVPFDDEGTINVFDPNAHYAKAPAQGDDIISWLTDYNSVDTIFPRPIREHNFGIWVAVLKAVQFTFSFLGKKYAKKYLVLDYDAALTVVENLCMSEDERRKNLLEDQWNKYASLLCDSCEERVSENSITANFFLWAVRDVLQGASHPTFDFLDSEDCMNLIRQRKSLGDDIALKSIHHLKSVVTHKVLLIDSKILLIDNSRITLLTNLTRLSAFDNRTYILRLLKPFLLNEIVNMESNAKSDIAAAYLLLEEEKKSRSKKKKNNKRNSTSLSTPLDKTVEHEPSVDLEPGVTSPSLKIVKEDFMEPEDTRAGERGRLEISSNTDNQEEATKFDPDMQNMPREDSLSEHMESASGEASARYNSALDMTLKLILDLFTFLFSLISSQKHVVLQALLNIKILKEYLMHNMQPFQDHLEEPVPSALQTLFTAFVSEDIKIEGVYSCLLSDLLVSVEEMFSMVCVEKLSDADAAEVVVAIFEFWHCWKYRERESLVTRLFTLEENERMSCIKCRSRPNYPEQRSHGIVVAADSIRDLKCALGNMKFVDILKVTRMEYKMLCDTRSGGCGRTNIVHHIISRCPPIFTIVLEWEKSETEKEISETTKALEWEIDISRLYEGLEPNTNYRLVSMVGCSEVEEEHICIAYEKNRWVNLKRESLVGEDIGNWKSVVRFCGEKKVRPEILFYEAARWMA
- a CDS encoding Ubiquitin carboxyl-terminal hydrolase-related protein, with translation MMKPSFLEDVEVIKLITKSREEFVKGNHCKALEILEDLIFDHKKDKDSWFLHIKQGTMFVKLEDITENPDVGFAYLVASVQCYSQDVILSRLCAMGFYNLAKQLGSVSYYKQCVKKSKQDLSVTYPENTSPVARSMLQELKKDMNKEFNTLIRDAERMIAGAKTSPLSSESKVWEPKKSSDLVDDEIQELRSYWMGLDIKIKRDFMKVSIAKLKSFVEGVHNREGRDVFEKVLTSAKADRKWTFWMCRSKCLKKLSSAEECKNHFEQQHDADFKNASKKDMVQRIGKDWARKISVGAWEPVDTVAAVEMIKNRLADVKAFAPKNGWSEEWPLAADEDRSKLLKEIKLLLVSLCDHKILPSSIREWLMRFPVQHLAKLDVSEQSLIDSHLVGTPQSICFLESHELNQILDFLKTIKCKRNDGTDLVCRAVNSFLDHTRVKEKIDFDPQFSFLLLDKRLLKCKDVPFDDEGTINVFDPNAHYAKAPAQGDDIISWLTDYNSVDTIFPRPIREHNFGIWVAVLKAVQFTFSFLGKKYAKKYLVLDYDAALTVVENLCMSEDERRKNLLEDQWNKYASLLCDSCEERVSENSITANFFLWAVRDVLQGASHPTFDFLDSEDCMNLIRQRKSLGDDIALKSIHHLKSVVTHKVLLIDSKILLIDNSRITLLTNLTRLSAFDNRTYILRLLKPFLLNEIVNMESNAKSDIAAAYLLLEEEKKSRSKKKKNNKRNSTSLSTPLDKTVEHEPSVDLEPGVTSPSLKIVKEDFMEPEDTRAGERGRLEISSNTDNQEEATKFDPDMQNMPREDSLSEHMESASGEASARYNSALDMTLKALLNIKILKEYLMHNMQPFQDHLEEPVPSALQTLFTAFVSEDIKIEGVYSCLLSDLLVSVEEMFSMVCVEKLSDADAAEVVVAIFEFWHCWKYRERESLVTRLFTLEENERMSCIKCRSRPNYPEQRSHGIVVAADSIRDLKCALGNMKFVDILKVTRMEYKMLCDTRSGGCGRTNIVHHIISRCPPIFTIVLEWEKSETEKEISETTKALEWEIDISRLYEGLEPNTNYRLVSMVGCSEVEEEHICIAYEKNRWVNLKRESLVGEDIGNWKSVVRFCGEKKVRPEILFYEAARWMA